Proteins encoded within one genomic window of Tissierellales bacterium:
- a CDS encoding DUF4931 domain-containing protein codes for MSEIRLDPITNKKVIVAPKRHKRPSDFQKEMSCPFCEGGAVEKNGVILYEICNEKGWCLRGIENKFPIVEKTQAFIKEDGHWSNYGIHEILIETREHDKNYFEMREEDFKKIFEVYKKRYRVLGKDDEINYVAIFKNHGKNAGASLVHPHSHIIALPFIPCNILEELNGCENYYTKNQKCVFCDIIDEVIETKRLKVFENDSILAYVPFAGIQPYELIILPKKHESHFYNITDEELEDLTKAVNWSFKRIKNILGDVDFNLMVYTGPINEGHMDHFHWHLKITVRLSYLSGQESDAMIRMRTTYPEDIAKSIREADQ; via the coding sequence ATGAGCGAAATAAGATTAGATCCTATTACGAACAAAAAAGTGATTGTTGCACCAAAGCGTCATAAGAGACCTAGTGATTTTCAAAAAGAAATGTCATGTCCATTTTGTGAAGGTGGAGCAGTTGAGAAGAATGGAGTTATTTTATACGAAATATGCAATGAAAAAGGTTGGTGCTTGAGAGGAATAGAAAACAAATTTCCGATAGTTGAAAAAACACAAGCATTTATAAAAGAAGATGGACATTGGAGTAATTACGGAATCCATGAAATTCTCATTGAAACTAGAGAACATGATAAAAACTATTTTGAGATGAGAGAAGAAGATTTTAAAAAAATATTTGAAGTATATAAAAAACGCTATAGAGTACTAGGAAAAGATGATGAAATAAATTATGTTGCGATATTTAAAAATCATGGAAAAAACGCAGGGGCATCTCTTGTACACCCGCATTCGCATATTATAGCACTACCATTTATACCATGTAATATACTTGAAGAGCTAAATGGATGTGAAAATTATTATACAAAAAACCAAAAGTGCGTTTTTTGTGATATAATTGATGAAGTGATTGAAACAAAGCGCTTAAAAGTATTTGAAAATGACAGTATATTGGCCTATGTTCCCTTTGCGGGGATACAGCCATATGAATTAATCATATTGCCTAAAAAACATGAGTCACATTTTTACAATATTACAGATGAAGAGTTGGAAGATTTAACTAAAGCTGTAAATTGGAGTTTTAAGCGTATCAAAAATATACTTGGAGATGTTGACTTTAATTTGATGGTTTATACAGGACCTATAAATGAAGGTCATATGGATCATTTTCATTGGCATTTAAAGATTACGGTCAGATTGTCTTATTTATCAGGGCAGGAGAGTGATGCAATGATAAGAATGAGGACGACTTATCCAGAAGATATAGCAAAAAGTATTAGAGAAGCTGATCAATAG
- the glmM gene encoding phosphoglucosamine mutase, with translation MGRLFGTDGVRGIANKDLTGQLAYELGRIGSHIVTKGKKKAKIIVGMDTRKSGDLLESALIAGICSVGADAYSVGIVPTPAVAYLTRKYEADAGIVISASHNPVEYNGIKFFNSKGYKLSDEIEDEIESYILAQKDIDVYPVGEFVGEKIIVNDGVEQYIEYIKQSIDVDFKGIKIAVDCGNGANYQAAPELLRELGADIDVIYNEPNGLNINVECGSTKPEKVQNLVLETKADIGLAFDGDADRLIAVDEKGNIVDGDHILAICGLLLKEQGKLEHGKIVGTVMSNMGLEICLKEHGMGLVTTQVGDRYVLEEMTRSGYVLGGEQSGHIIFSDHNTTGDGLLTALQLISAIKKKEKPLSELADVMTVYPQVLVNAKVQEGNKHNYLEDQIIHDEIKRLESEFDGKGRVLIRPSGTEPLVRVMIEGEVYGEIKAAADALAHTIEERLS, from the coding sequence ATGGGTAGATTATTTGGAACAGATGGTGTTCGTGGAATAGCGAATAAAGATTTGACGGGACAATTAGCATATGAACTTGGACGTATAGGGTCGCATATTGTTACCAAAGGCAAGAAAAAAGCTAAAATCATAGTTGGAATGGATACTAGAAAATCAGGAGATTTACTAGAAAGTGCGCTTATTGCAGGAATATGTTCTGTAGGTGCAGATGCATATTCAGTGGGAATAGTTCCAACACCGGCGGTTGCTTATTTGACTAGAAAATATGAGGCAGATGCGGGAATCGTTATTTCAGCTTCGCACAATCCAGTTGAGTACAATGGGATAAAGTTTTTTAATTCAAAAGGATATAAACTGAGCGATGAAATAGAAGATGAAATAGAGTCGTATATATTGGCACAAAAAGATATAGATGTATATCCTGTTGGAGAATTTGTTGGTGAAAAAATTATTGTAAATGATGGGGTAGAGCAATATATAGAATATATAAAGCAGAGTATAGATGTAGATTTCAAGGGAATAAAGATAGCTGTTGATTGCGGAAATGGTGCAAATTATCAGGCTGCGCCTGAGCTTTTGAGAGAACTTGGAGCGGATATAGACGTTATATACAATGAACCTAATGGTCTTAATATAAATGTTGAATGTGGATCTACTAAACCAGAAAAAGTTCAAAACTTGGTTTTAGAAACAAAAGCTGATATTGGATTAGCATTTGATGGAGATGCCGATAGACTTATAGCAGTAGATGAAAAGGGAAATATAGTAGATGGAGATCATATACTTGCTATTTGCGGATTGCTTTTAAAAGAGCAAGGAAAATTGGAACATGGTAAAATAGTTGGAACAGTTATGAGTAACATGGGTCTTGAGATTTGTTTAAAAGAACATGGAATGGGATTAGTTACTACTCAGGTAGGGGATAGATATGTACTTGAAGAGATGACTAGAAGTGGTTATGTACTAGGTGGAGAACAATCCGGTCATATAATATTTTCTGATCATAATACAACAGGAGATGGTTTGTTAACTGCACTTCAACTAATTTCTGCTATAAAGAAAAAAGAAAAACCACTTTCTGAATTAGCAGATGTAATGACTGTGTATCCACAGGTACTTGTAAACGCGAAAGTTCAAGAAGGAAATAAACACAATTACCTAGAAGATCAAATCATACACGATGAGATAAAGCGCTTAGAATCTGAGTTTGATGGTAAGGGAAGAGTTCTAATACGTCCATCAGGTACAGAACCATTGGTTAGGGTTATGATAGAAGGCGAAGTTTATGGCGAGATCAAAGCGGCGGCAGATGCACTAGCTCATACTATAGAAGAGCGCTTAAGCTAA
- the glmS gene encoding glutamine--fructose-6-phosphate transaminase (isomerizing) has product MCGIVGYIGNQNAVDVLVKGLEKLEYRGYDSAGVAIIDHGNLKVSKHKGRLTILENEVKKEGLTGHIGIGHTRWATHGEPSDRNSHPHPNNDESLAIVHNGIIENYMAIKERLQDKGYVFKSETDTEVIAHLIDYYYEENLREAVQKAVADLTGAYAIGVVHKDHPDQLVVVRKDSPLIIGMGHQENFIASDIPAVLKYTRDIYILEDGDLAVVTQNDIKMYDLKGEPIIKKVYHVDWDIAAAEKGGFDHFMIKEIHEQPKAIQDTYSPRITDDEKIVLDDIKITKEDLENIDQIYIVACGTAYYAGLVGKSFIEEFVDVPVIADVGSEFRYNKSFINEKSLMIVVSQSGETADTLAALRLAKERGARVMAITNVVGSTIAREADDLLYTWAGPEIAVASTKAYTTQIVAFGLVALDMGYKKGSIDDTTYKEMIKAIKNLPRQTQEVLDYEEEIKKVAELIYDTTHAFYVGRGIDYNIAREGSLKLKEISYIHAEAMAAGELKHGTIALIERGTPVIALVTEQALYEKVISNIKEVKARGAFVIAIAREGDTEIEKTADKVIYIPDTANGFSAVLSVMPLQLLAYHVAVMRECDVDKPRNLAKSVTVE; this is encoded by the coding sequence ATGTGCGGAATAGTAGGATATATAGGAAATCAAAATGCAGTAGATGTATTAGTAAAAGGACTTGAAAAATTGGAATATAGAGGTTATGATTCAGCAGGAGTTGCAATAATTGATCACGGGAATTTGAAAGTTAGCAAGCATAAGGGAAGACTTACTATATTAGAAAATGAGGTAAAAAAAGAAGGACTTACAGGACATATAGGAATTGGTCATACTAGATGGGCAACACACGGAGAGCCATCTGATAGAAATTCACACCCACATCCAAATAATGATGAAAGTTTGGCGATTGTGCACAATGGTATAATTGAAAATTATATGGCTATAAAAGAGAGATTACAGGATAAAGGATATGTATTCAAATCGGAAACCGATACAGAAGTAATAGCTCATTTGATTGATTATTACTACGAAGAAAATTTGCGAGAAGCAGTTCAAAAAGCAGTGGCAGATTTGACTGGAGCATACGCTATTGGTGTAGTTCATAAAGATCACCCTGATCAATTGGTTGTAGTAAGAAAAGACAGTCCTTTAATAATAGGCATGGGTCATCAGGAAAACTTCATAGCATCCGATATACCGGCAGTTTTGAAATACACTAGAGATATTTATATATTAGAAGATGGCGATTTGGCTGTCGTTACTCAAAATGATATAAAGATGTACGATTTAAAGGGAGAACCAATTATAAAGAAAGTTTATCATGTTGATTGGGATATAGCAGCTGCTGAAAAAGGTGGATTTGACCACTTTATGATAAAAGAGATTCATGAACAACCAAAGGCTATACAGGATACTTATTCTCCAAGAATTACAGATGATGAAAAAATCGTATTAGATGATATCAAAATCACAAAAGAAGATTTAGAAAATATAGATCAAATTTATATAGTAGCGTGTGGAACAGCTTATTATGCAGGTTTAGTGGGTAAAAGTTTTATAGAAGAATTTGTAGATGTACCAGTTATAGCAGATGTGGGTTCAGAATTTAGATATAATAAATCCTTTATAAACGAGAAATCACTTATGATAGTTGTAAGTCAATCCGGAGAAACAGCCGATACACTAGCAGCGCTTAGACTTGCAAAAGAGAGAGGCGCACGAGTTATGGCTATAACAAATGTTGTTGGAAGTACTATAGCTAGAGAAGCAGATGATTTGCTTTACACCTGGGCAGGCCCGGAAATTGCAGTAGCTTCTACTAAAGCTTATACTACTCAAATCGTGGCGTTTGGTTTAGTAGCACTTGATATGGGTTATAAAAAGGGTAGTATCGATGACACTACTTATAAGGAAATGATAAAAGCTATAAAAAATTTGCCTAGACAAACTCAAGAAGTACTAGACTATGAGGAAGAGATTAAAAAGGTAGCAGAGTTAATATACGATACTACTCATGCATTTTATGTTGGAAGAGGTATAGATTACAATATAGCAAGAGAGGGTTCGCTAAAGCTAAAAGAGATTTCGTATATACATGCAGAAGCGATGGCCGCTGGGGAGCTAAAACACGGAACTATAGCTCTTATAGAGAGAGGAACTCCTGTAATAGCACTTGTAACAGAGCAAGCTCTATATGAGAAGGTTATAAGCAATATCAAAGAGGTAAAAGCAAGAGGTGCATTTGTTATAGCAATTGCACGCGAGGGAGATACTGAAATTGAAAAGACAGCAGATAAGGTAATATATATTCCTGATACGGCAAATGGATTCTCGGCAGTTTTAAGTGTAATGCCACTTCAACTACTTGCATATCACGTAGCCGTGATGAGGGAGTGTGATGTAGATAAGCCCAGAAACTTGGCGAAATCAGTTACTGTTGAGTAG
- a CDS encoding 2-oxoacid:acceptor oxidoreductase family protein: protein MDANLVIAGFGGQGVMAMGKLLTYAGMIENKEVAWLPSYGPEMRGGTANCNVVISDKPVASPLVTDATAALVMNKPSLDKFEETVIKGGQLFINSSLIEQKSSRDDIEVFYVPANEIANKLGNSRVANMVMLGAYLEKNHAVKDESILTAFTKVFGEGKAKLIPINEKALQAGAEAVK from the coding sequence ATGGATGCAAATTTAGTTATCGCAGGATTTGGTGGTCAAGGTGTTATGGCAATGGGTAAACTATTGACATATGCTGGAATGATTGAAAATAAAGAAGTTGCGTGGTTACCATCTTATGGACCAGAGATGAGAGGTGGAACAGCAAACTGTAACGTTGTAATCTCAGATAAGCCAGTTGCATCACCATTAGTAACAGATGCTACAGCTGCACTTGTAATGAACAAGCCATCTTTGGACAAATTTGAAGAAACAGTTATTAAAGGTGGACAATTATTTATAAATAGTTCTTTAATTGAACAAAAATCATCAAGAGACGATATAGAGGTATTCTACGTACCTGCTAATGAAATTGCAAATAAATTAGGAAATTCAAGAGTAGCAAACATGGTTATGCTAGGTGCATACTTAGAGAAGAACCATGCAGTAAAGGATGAAAGTATTTTAACTGCTTTTACAAAAGTTTTTGGAGAAGGAAAAGCAAAATTAATTCCAATCAATGAAAAAGCTCTTCAAGCAGGAGCAGAAGCAGTAAAATAA
- a CDS encoding thiamine pyrophosphate-dependent enzyme: protein MAETIAFKKTNGLTDVPFHYCPGCTHGVVHRLVGEVLEELDVLGDTIGVAPVGCSVFAYNYFNCDMHEAAHGRAPAVATGIKRVHPDKFVFTYQGDGDLASIGTAEVVHAAHRGEKISTIFINNAIYGMTGGQMAPTTLIGQKATTAPLGRTVEHSGRPIRMAEMLATIDGAVFVERVSVNTPANVRKAKKAIKKCFEAQIAGKGYGIVEVLSTCPTNWGLTPVEALKWLEENMIPYYPLGNLRDPEKEGR, encoded by the coding sequence ATGGCTGAAACAATTGCATTCAAAAAGACAAATGGTTTGACTGACGTACCTTTTCACTACTGCCCAGGATGTACACACGGTGTTGTACACAGATTGGTTGGAGAGGTTTTAGAAGAATTAGACGTATTGGGAGATACAATTGGTGTAGCACCAGTTGGATGTTCAGTATTTGCATATAATTATTTTAATTGCGACATGCACGAAGCAGCTCATGGTAGAGCACCAGCTGTTGCAACAGGAATTAAAAGAGTTCACCCTGATAAATTTGTATTTACTTATCAAGGTGATGGAGACTTAGCTTCAATTGGTACTGCGGAAGTAGTTCATGCAGCGCATAGAGGTGAAAAAATCTCTACAATTTTCATCAACAACGCTATTTACGGTATGACTGGTGGACAAATGGCACCAACTACTTTGATTGGACAAAAAGCTACAACAGCTCCTCTTGGAAGAACTGTAGAGCATAGTGGTCGTCCTATCAGAATGGCAGAAATGCTTGCTACAATTGATGGAGCAGTTTTTGTTGAGCGTGTATCAGTTAACACTCCTGCAAATGTTAGAAAAGCTAAAAAAGCTATCAAAAAATGTTTTGAAGCTCAAATTGCAGGTAAAGGATATGGTATTGTAGAAGTATTATCTACTTGTCCAACTAACTGGGGATTGACTCCAGTTGAGGCACTTAAATGGTTAGAAGAGAACATGATTCCATACTATCCATTAGGTAACCTTAGAGACCCAGAAAAGGAGGGAAGATAA
- a CDS encoding 4Fe-4S binding protein codes for MAKARGKVEFNQDGCKGCGLCVNACPVGIIALDEEKINAKGYHPAAIKEMDKCIACTNCATMCPDTVITITRITEE; via the coding sequence ATGGCAAAAGCTAGAGGTAAAGTGGAATTTAATCAAGATGGATGTAAGGGATGTGGATTGTGTGTTAATGCATGTCCAGTAGGAATCATTGCATTGGATGAAGAAAAAATCAATGCGAAAGGATACCACCCAGCAGCAATTAAAGAAATGGATAAATGTATCGCATGTACTAATTGTGCTACTATGTGTCCTGATACTGTAATTACAATCACAAGAATCACAGAAGAATAA
- a CDS encoding 3-methyl-2-oxobutanoate dehydrogenase subunit VorB → MAKVLMKGNEAIGAAAIAAGCKYFFGYPITPQSECPEYMARELPKVGGCFLQAESEVAAINMVYGAAGAGARVMTSSSSPGIALKQEGISYIAGAELPCVIVNIMRGGPGLGSIQPSQTDYFQSTRGGGNGDYRMPVLAPANVQELVDLIQEGFDIADQYRTPVMVVGDGMLGQMMEPVEFKEMVKRDLPEKDWATTGTGGKRKKNIANSLFIDPEELEKHNEHLIAKFAEITKNETKVEVVDIEDADIVIAAYGSTARIAKTAIEKCKEEGLKVGLIRPITLWPFPEAAFDKINPDCKGILTVEMNTGQMIDDVKIASKGRWETGFYGRFGGMIPTPGDIAEEVKKMAGGVK, encoded by the coding sequence ATGGCGAAAGTATTAATGAAAGGTAATGAAGCCATTGGAGCAGCTGCTATTGCTGCTGGATGTAAATATTTCTTTGGATATCCTATTACACCACAAAGTGAGTGTCCAGAATATATGGCTAGAGAATTACCAAAAGTTGGAGGATGTTTTTTACAAGCAGAAAGTGAAGTTGCTGCAATAAACATGGTTTATGGAGCTGCAGGAGCAGGTGCAAGAGTTATGACATCGTCATCATCTCCAGGAATCGCATTAAAACAAGAAGGTATTTCATATATAGCGGGGGCAGAGCTTCCTTGCGTAATAGTTAATATAATGAGAGGTGGACCTGGTTTAGGTAGTATTCAACCATCTCAAACAGATTATTTCCAATCTACTCGTGGTGGTGGTAATGGTGATTATAGAATGCCAGTATTAGCACCAGCGAATGTTCAAGAATTAGTTGACTTAATTCAAGAAGGCTTTGATATAGCAGACCAATACAGAACTCCAGTTATGGTTGTTGGTGACGGTATGTTAGGACAAATGATGGAACCAGTTGAGTTCAAAGAAATGGTAAAAAGAGATTTACCAGAAAAAGATTGGGCAACAACAGGAACAGGCGGAAAAAGAAAGAAAAATATCGCTAACTCATTGTTCATTGATCCAGAAGAATTAGAGAAACATAATGAGCATTTAATAGCAAAATTTGCTGAAATCACAAAGAACGAAACTAAAGTTGAAGTAGTTGATATAGAAGATGCAGACATAGTAATCGCAGCTTATGGTTCAACAGCTCGTATTGCAAAAACTGCTATCGAAAAATGTAAAGAAGAAGGACTTAAAGTTGGTTTAATTCGTCCTATTACATTGTGGCCATTCCCAGAAGCTGCATTTGATAAGATTAATCCTGATTGCAAAGGTATTTTGACAGTAGAAATGAATACTGGACAAATGATTGATGATGTCAAAATTGCATCAAAAGGAAGATGGGAAACAGGATTCTACGGTCGTTTTGGAGGAATGATTCCAACACCTGGAGATATAGCAGAAGAAGTTAAGAAAATGGCAGGAGGTGTCAAATAA